A stretch of Candidatus Sphingomonas phytovorans DNA encodes these proteins:
- a CDS encoding RNA polymerase sigma factor gives MAWLRDIDIWFADHVFAYHQQTRRYAISLVRQAEEAEELVQEAYARLFALEDWASIANPHAFTLRIVRNLAIERFRRAEVVRLDRSAILHTLEVADQEPTPDVVAMDRSELRRVAQILQEMPPRMREAMVLRRIEGLPPAQVAERMKISVSTVETHLIKALRLLTQRLNRQEAQAKTERIPAWERKERLEQG, from the coding sequence ATGGCATGGCTGCGCGACATCGACATATGGTTTGCCGATCACGTCTTCGCCTATCACCAGCAGACGCGCCGCTACGCGATCAGCCTTGTCCGGCAGGCGGAGGAGGCGGAGGAACTGGTGCAGGAAGCCTATGCGCGGCTGTTCGCGCTCGAAGACTGGGCCTCGATCGCCAATCCCCACGCCTTCACCCTGCGGATCGTCCGCAACCTCGCGATCGAACGCTTTCGTCGCGCCGAGGTCGTCAGGCTCGACCGGAGCGCGATCCTGCACACGCTCGAAGTCGCCGATCAGGAGCCGACCCCCGACGTCGTGGCGATGGACCGGTCCGAACTGCGCCGGGTCGCCCAGATATTGCAGGAAATGCCGCCGCGCATGCGCGAGGCGATGGTTCTCCGGAGAATTGAGGGCTTGCCCCCGGCTCAAGTAGCGGAAAGAATGAAGATCTCCGTCTCCACGGTGGAGACACACTTGATCAAGGCCCTTCGCCTGTTGACGCAGAGGCTGAACCGGCAGGAAGCGCAGGCGAAGACGGAGCGAATACCCGCATGGGAGAGGAAGGAAAGGCTGGAGCAGGGCTGA
- a CDS encoding TonB-dependent receptor, protein MKPYLMTSSLLALLYAGTAPAWAQDSQSQAHDQQPDAQPAQGGEASDIIVTGRAGTGQRTKAEMSYSVTRIDEEALRLQAPTSVTEALKSVPGFWVESSGGEASGNVRARGVPVDGFGSIQLLEDGIPVQHDPALGYLNGDQVFRLDETIERIEVVRGGPASLFYSNAPAGAVNFIPRKVGDKAEGLVKASLGADSMYRMDFWVGAPIGDWKVALGGFYRSEGGVRDPGFTANRGGQIRATVSREWERAKVSLDVKRVDDIVGFYTGIPMRTYADGKIRAVPGFSGNYGTVAGPETQRVRMIQGDGGTYDFDNSVGTQVKRTQITGKFEFEPWDDWKISNVTRYNDTGTQRNGVFPNTLQSASSLLTQQVGLLGQAPGATALQFRYATSPGQIFDTANQNGNGLVIVGGLRGLTLPVKEFMSDTHISHRFEMGSTTHDITFGYYFAHIDEDFSRYSSTALLDVRNNSRLLDLVAVDGAGNVLKTFTDHGIYKYGYEWENAHGEQTSHALYLADEWQITPNLRVDGGVRWETMRTRGTVGLKKTVNLGTPATSSILTGSGVYANYDKNYAHATWTLGVDYQFSKHAGLFARYTSANRLPSLGNFVTSPTSTPVIQTMDLGEIGLKYSSPLIDVYATGFWTKYNNVSFTNYRFDLNGPAISETRYADTQTFGLELEGTVRPVRWFDLSATATLEDPRYKGLTYVDASKKTFDFDGNRLIRVPTVSLRLVPGLNLLDGRIRLQGSWEYEGARYVDTANSVRLPAYGTINLSARFDVSRSLSLYGYVDNLNNSLGLTEGNPRAGELQNADAGANTFIARPLIGRNFRAAVMYRF, encoded by the coding sequence ATGAAGCCGTACCTGATGACATCGTCGCTGCTCGCCCTGCTATACGCCGGGACGGCCCCCGCATGGGCGCAGGACAGCCAATCCCAGGCGCACGACCAGCAGCCTGATGCGCAGCCCGCGCAAGGCGGCGAAGCCAGCGATATCATCGTCACCGGCCGCGCCGGCACCGGCCAGCGGACCAAGGCCGAGATGAGCTATTCGGTCACGCGAATCGACGAGGAGGCGCTGCGCCTCCAGGCTCCGACCAGCGTCACCGAGGCGTTGAAGTCGGTCCCCGGATTCTGGGTCGAATCCTCCGGCGGCGAGGCAAGCGGCAACGTCCGTGCGCGCGGCGTGCCGGTTGACGGCTTCGGCTCGATCCAGTTGCTGGAGGACGGCATCCCGGTCCAGCATGATCCCGCGCTCGGCTATCTGAACGGCGACCAGGTGTTCCGCCTGGACGAGACGATCGAGCGGATCGAAGTGGTGCGTGGCGGCCCCGCGTCGCTTTTCTATTCGAATGCGCCGGCGGGCGCGGTCAACTTCATCCCGCGCAAGGTGGGCGACAAGGCGGAGGGCCTCGTCAAGGCCTCGCTGGGCGCCGACAGCATGTACCGCATGGATTTCTGGGTCGGGGCGCCGATTGGTGACTGGAAGGTCGCGCTGGGCGGCTTCTATCGTTCCGAGGGTGGCGTCCGCGACCCCGGCTTCACCGCCAATCGCGGCGGCCAGATCCGCGCCACCGTGTCGCGCGAATGGGAGCGCGCCAAGGTCAGCCTCGACGTGAAGCGGGTGGACGACATTGTCGGCTTCTACACCGGCATCCCGATGCGCACCTATGCGGACGGCAAGATCCGCGCGGTGCCCGGCTTCAGCGGCAATTACGGCACGGTCGCGGGGCCGGAGACACAGCGCGTCCGGATGATCCAGGGCGACGGCGGCACCTATGATTTCGACAACAGCGTCGGCACCCAGGTGAAGCGCACCCAGATCACCGGCAAGTTCGAGTTTGAGCCCTGGGATGACTGGAAGATCTCCAACGTCACCCGCTACAACGACACCGGGACCCAGCGGAACGGCGTGTTCCCCAACACGCTGCAAAGCGCGTCGAGCCTGCTGACCCAGCAGGTCGGCCTGCTGGGCCAGGCACCGGGTGCGACCGCACTCCAGTTCCGCTATGCGACCTCACCCGGCCAGATCTTCGACACCGCCAACCAGAACGGCAACGGGCTGGTCATCGTCGGCGGCCTGCGCGGCCTGACACTGCCGGTGAAGGAGTTCATGAGCGACACCCATATCTCGCACCGTTTCGAGATGGGCTCGACCACCCACGACATCACCTTCGGCTATTATTTCGCGCATATCGACGAGGATTTCAGCCGCTATTCCTCGACCGCGCTGCTCGACGTGCGCAACAACAGCCGGCTGCTCGACCTGGTCGCGGTCGATGGCGCGGGCAATGTCCTCAAGACCTTCACCGACCATGGCATCTACAAATACGGCTATGAATGGGAGAATGCGCATGGCGAGCAGACCAGCCACGCACTCTACCTGGCCGACGAATGGCAGATCACGCCGAATCTGCGCGTCGATGGCGGCGTGCGCTGGGAAACGATGCGCACCCGCGGCACGGTCGGACTGAAGAAGACGGTCAATCTCGGCACCCCGGCGACGTCGTCGATCCTCACCGGCAGCGGCGTCTATGCCAATTACGACAAGAACTACGCCCATGCGACCTGGACGCTGGGCGTCGACTATCAGTTCAGCAAGCATGCCGGGCTGTTCGCCCGCTACACATCGGCCAATCGCCTGCCGAGCCTGGGCAATTTCGTCACCAGCCCGACATCGACTCCCGTCATCCAGACGATGGACCTGGGCGAGATCGGCCTCAAATATTCAAGCCCGCTGATCGACGTCTACGCAACCGGCTTCTGGACCAAGTACAACAACGTCTCCTTCACCAACTATCGCTTCGACCTGAACGGTCCGGCGATCAGCGAGACGCGCTATGCCGACACCCAGACCTTCGGCCTGGAACTGGAGGGCACGGTGCGTCCGGTGCGCTGGTTCGACCTGTCCGCCACCGCGACGCTCGAGGACCCGCGCTACAAGGGCCTGACCTATGTCGACGCCTCGAAAAAGACCTTCGACTTCGATGGCAACCGCCTGATCCGCGTGCCGACGGTGAGCTTGCGCCTGGTACCGGGCCTCAACCTGCTCGATGGGCGCATCCGCCTGCAGGGATCGTGGGAATATGAAGGCGCGCGCTATGTCGACACCGCCAATTCGGTGCGGCTGCCGGCCTATGGCACGATCAACCTGAGCGCGCGGTTCGACGTGTCCCGCAGCCTGTCGCTCTATGGCTATGTCGACAACCTCAACAACTCGCTTGGCCTGACCGAGGGCAATCCGCGCGCGGGCGAACTGCAGAACGCCGATGCGGGCGCCAACACCTTCATCGCGCGCCCGCTGATCGGGCGGAATTTCCGCGCGGCCGTGATGTATCGGTTCTGA
- a CDS encoding CehA/McbA family metallohydrolase — protein sequence MEKRLASALLATLILAAPAFARDGRAGPSERADAGTPWRVLKGELTRANYERYTDVPFDLPAGVSRITIRFTYGGKEQRSVIDLGLRDPLRFRGWSGGTRDHMTLSTEDATPGYLPGPLPAGRWNLILGAPNIRVGARAPYEARIFIDRAPTVTEFANAPIAAKPGWYRGDLHMHSGDSDGRCKAQSGTSIPCPVYRTVEAAAVRGLDFIALSDHNTTAHYNALRELQGAFDRLLLVPGREITTFWGHSNVFGPTGFLDFRMAGPTWDQARKWIDAAHREGGIVSINHPGAPSGEICMGCGWRIDGLPDGAVDSVEVVNGGTMRETRSADSQFQGLAYWTGLLNTGRHVTGIGGSDSHEADRPANEPGAIGSPTTVVHMSELSVRGFLSGIRSGRVFIDVEGTKDRLLDLSASSGTQHADMGQTLRLRAGEAVRLSVDLKGVPSGTVQVIVDGKAEPAYRAAFDANHPVSIAPWHSDGHTHWIRAEVRDDRGRLLLIGNPIYIAAAG from the coding sequence ATGGAAAAGCGTCTCGCGTCCGCCCTTCTCGCAACCCTCATCCTGGCCGCGCCTGCCTTCGCGCGGGACGGCCGGGCGGGGCCATCGGAAAGGGCGGACGCGGGCACGCCCTGGCGCGTGCTCAAGGGCGAGCTGACGCGCGCCAACTATGAGCGGTACACCGATGTCCCGTTCGACCTGCCCGCGGGGGTGTCGCGGATCACCATCCGCTTCACCTATGGCGGCAAGGAACAGCGTTCCGTCATCGACCTCGGGCTGCGCGACCCGCTGCGCTTCCGCGGCTGGAGCGGCGGCACGCGCGACCATATGACGCTCAGCACCGAGGATGCGACGCCGGGCTATCTCCCCGGTCCGCTGCCCGCCGGACGGTGGAACCTGATCCTCGGCGCGCCCAACATCCGCGTGGGCGCGCGGGCACCGTACGAGGCGCGGATCTTCATCGACCGCGCGCCGACCGTGACCGAGTTCGCCAACGCCCCGATCGCTGCGAAGCCCGGCTGGTATCGCGGCGACCTTCACATGCACAGCGGCGACAGCGACGGCAGATGCAAGGCCCAGTCGGGCACGAGCATCCCCTGCCCCGTCTATCGCACCGTCGAGGCAGCAGCAGTGCGCGGTCTCGATTTCATCGCGCTGAGCGATCACAACACCACCGCGCACTATAATGCGCTGCGCGAATTGCAGGGTGCGTTCGACCGGCTGCTGCTGGTGCCGGGGCGCGAGATCACCACTTTCTGGGGCCATAGCAACGTCTTCGGCCCAACCGGCTTCCTCGATTTCCGCATGGCCGGCCCGACCTGGGACCAGGCGCGCAAATGGATCGACGCGGCTCATCGCGAAGGCGGAATCGTCTCGATCAACCATCCCGGCGCGCCATCCGGCGAGATCTGCATGGGCTGCGGCTGGCGCATCGATGGCCTGCCGGACGGCGCGGTGGATTCAGTCGAGGTCGTGAACGGCGGCACCATGCGGGAGACGCGATCGGCCGACAGCCAGTTCCAGGGGCTCGCTTACTGGACCGGACTGCTGAATACAGGCCGGCACGTGACAGGCATCGGCGGCAGCGACAGCCATGAGGCCGATCGCCCGGCGAACGAACCCGGCGCGATCGGCAGCCCGACCACCGTCGTCCATATGTCTGAACTCTCGGTACGCGGATTCCTCTCGGGCATCCGCTCGGGCCGGGTCTTCATCGACGTCGAGGGTACGAAGGACCGGTTGCTCGACCTGTCGGCCTCCAGCGGCACGCAGCATGCCGATATGGGCCAGACGCTGCGCCTGCGCGCCGGCGAGGCCGTTCGCCTCTCCGTCGACCTCAAGGGCGTACCGAGCGGAACGGTGCAGGTGATCGTCGACGGCAAGGCGGAGCCCGCCTATCGCGCTGCGTTCGACGCGAACCATCCCGTCTCGATCGCACCGTGGCACAGCGACGGGCACACCCATTGGATCCGCGCGGAGGTCCGCGACGACCGGGGGCGCCTGCTGCTGATCGGCAACCCGATCTATATCGCGGCGGCGGGATAG
- a CDS encoding DUF3617 domain-containing protein: MRFAFAYLAPAQGAVVPSQREKAMKNLVMLLPAIAVLGACHSQSSVKAENASVAEVAAVTKDAVKLQPGKWQTTIKILSVDAPGMPAQMGAAMKQQMSAAGSQTVESCLTPEMVAKPPENMFAGGAQNCTYEKFSMSDGKMDATLVCKGGAAGPGEMRATMSGNFASTSYDVTSDASMNMPAMPGAAGGGKVNTKTQVIGKRVGECDAKKTS, from the coding sequence ATGCGTTTCGCGTTCGCTTACCTGGCACCTGCTCAGGGTGCCGTCGTGCCAAGCCAAAGGGAGAAGGCCATGAAGAATCTGGTTATGTTGTTGCCCGCTATCGCTGTTCTGGGCGCCTGCCATTCCCAATCAAGCGTCAAGGCGGAGAATGCTTCGGTCGCCGAAGTCGCTGCGGTGACGAAGGATGCCGTGAAGCTCCAGCCAGGCAAATGGCAGACCACGATCAAGATCCTCTCGGTCGATGCGCCGGGCATGCCCGCACAAATGGGCGCGGCGATGAAACAGCAGATGAGCGCGGCAGGAAGCCAGACGGTGGAGAGTTGCCTCACGCCGGAAATGGTCGCCAAGCCGCCGGAGAACATGTTCGCTGGCGGCGCGCAGAACTGTACGTATGAGAAGTTCTCGATGTCCGATGGCAAGATGGACGCTACCCTGGTCTGCAAGGGCGGCGCCGCTGGGCCGGGCGAGATGCGCGCCACCATGTCGGGCAATTTTGCCAGCACCAGCTATGACGTGACGAGCGATGCCTCGATGAACATGCCCGCAATGCCCGGCGCGGCCGGTGGCGGCAAGGTCAATACCAAGACGCAGGTCATCGGCAAGCGCGTCGGCGAGTGCGACGCGAAGAAGACCAGCTAG
- a CDS encoding IS630 family transposase (programmed frameshift) — MAKPYSMDLRERVVAAVIEDGMSRHAAAARFGVAASSAIKWVQRVRETGSASPGQMGGHKPNILSGPNRDWLLERAATDFTLRGLVAELAERGVKVDYVQVWRFIHAEGLSFKKSVLPAEQLRPVIARRREQWKKYQGQLDPARLVFIDETWAKTNMAPLRGWAPVGQRLHAKVPYGHWRTMTFLAALRCDRIDAPCVLDQPVNGQSFTDYVEQFLVPTLSPGDVVIMDNLSSHKRPAIRRAIRGAGAKLLFLPPYSPDLNPIEQVFAKLKHLMRKAAERTHDATWRRIGSLLDTFSPTECRNYLLNAGYGSS, encoded by the exons ATGGCGAAGCCCTATTCGATGGACCTGCGCGAGCGGGTTGTGGCGGCGGTGATTGAGGATGGGATGTCCCGCCATGCGGCGGCGGCGCGCTTTGGTGTGGCGGCGAGTTCGGCGATCAAATGGGTACAGCGCGTTCGCGAGACGGGCAGCGCATCCCCTGGCCAGATGGGCGGCCACAAGCCCAACATACTGTCCGGCCCCAATCGCGACTGGCTGCTGGAACGTGCCGCCACAGACTTCACGTTACGCGGCCTAGTGGCCGAGTTGGCGGAACGCGGGGTGAAGGTTGATTATGTTCAGGTCTGGCGCTTCATTCACGCCGAGGGGCTGAGCTTC AAAAAAAGCGTGCTGCCCGCCGAACAGCTCCGCCCCGTGATCGCCCGGCGACGTGAGCAGTGGAAGAAGTATCAAGGCCAGCTTGATCCGGCCCGTCTCGTCTTCATCGACGAGACGTGGGCGAAGACCAACATGGCACCGTTGCGCGGCTGGGCGCCGGTCGGGCAACGTCTCCATGCCAAGGTGCCCTATGGTCATTGGCGCACGATGACCTTCCTGGCGGCACTCCGCTGCGACCGCATCGATGCCCCTTGCGTGCTCGACCAGCCGGTCAACGGCCAGAGCTTCACCGACTATGTCGAGCAGTTCCTTGTGCCGACGCTCTCGCCTGGCGACGTCGTCATCATGGACAATCTGAGCAGCCACAAACGCCCCGCAATCCGCAGGGCGATCCGCGGTGCTGGCGCCAAGCTCCTGTTCCTGCCGCCATACAGCCCCGACCTCAATCCGATCGAGCAGGTCTTCGCCAAACTCAAGCATCTGATGCGCAAGGCCGCCGAGCGCACCCACGACGCAACATGGCGACGCATCGGCTCCCTGCTCGATACCTTCAGCCCCACCGAATGCCGCAATTACCTGCTCAACGCCGGCTATGGATCAAGCTGA